A window of the Comamonas sp. Y33R10-2 genome harbors these coding sequences:
- a CDS encoding 2Fe-2S iron-sulfur cluster-binding protein, translating to MSNDSAFAPPFFIAKCEPSGQQVDAWADQSLLDSLESGGVDWPSSCRNGTCRTCLGQMVSGSVRYDIEWPGLTPEEKAEGYVLPCCAYPESDVVLMDAP from the coding sequence ATGTCCAACGACTCTGCTTTCGCCCCACCTTTTTTTATTGCTAAGTGCGAGCCCAGCGGCCAGCAGGTCGACGCATGGGCGGACCAGTCCTTGCTCGATTCATTAGAGAGCGGCGGCGTGGACTGGCCAAGTTCCTGCCGCAACGGCACTTGCCGCACCTGTCTGGGCCAAATGGTCTCAGGCAGCGTGCGCTATGACATTGAGTGGCCGGGACTGACTCCTGAAGAAAAGGCCGAGGGCTATGTGCTGCCCTGCTGCGCTTATCCTGAAAGTGACGTGGTGTTGATGGACGCTCCCTGA
- a CDS encoding SDR family oxidoreductase, whose product MAMDFQGRVAIVTGAGGGLGRLHALALAQRGAKVVVNDLGGAVDGSGSSATAAQKVVDEIRAAGGEAIANAASVTDFEAVQAMVEQTMHAWGRVDILVNNAGILRDKSFAKMDMADFRLVVDVHLMGAANCCKAVWPHMQEQNYGRIVMTTSSTGLYGNFGQANYGAAKLAQVGLMQTLAIEGAKNNIHVNALAPTAATRMTAGLMPEPVLEALKPEAVVPAMLVLAHESAPTRTILCAGAGGFEAAHITMTEGVYLGLGDQVPEQLAARLAEVTASEGQQVPGSGAVQGQVEVGKAMKAHGH is encoded by the coding sequence ATGGCAATGGATTTTCAAGGTCGTGTGGCGATCGTGACCGGTGCGGGTGGTGGTTTGGGGCGTCTGCATGCGCTGGCGCTGGCCCAGCGTGGGGCCAAGGTGGTGGTGAACGACTTGGGCGGCGCGGTAGATGGCTCGGGCAGCTCGGCGACAGCTGCGCAAAAAGTGGTTGATGAAATTCGCGCCGCAGGTGGCGAGGCGATAGCCAATGCCGCTTCGGTGACGGACTTTGAGGCCGTGCAGGCCATGGTTGAGCAGACGATGCACGCCTGGGGCCGGGTAGACATCCTCGTCAATAACGCCGGCATTTTGCGTGACAAGAGTTTTGCCAAGATGGATATGGCGGACTTCCGCCTCGTCGTCGATGTGCACTTGATGGGCGCAGCCAACTGCTGCAAGGCCGTGTGGCCGCATATGCAAGAGCAGAACTATGGCCGCATCGTGATGACGACATCGTCCACAGGCCTCTATGGCAATTTTGGTCAAGCCAACTACGGCGCGGCCAAGTTGGCGCAGGTGGGCTTGATGCAGACGCTGGCTATTGAAGGCGCCAAAAACAATATTCACGTCAACGCTTTGGCCCCGACGGCGGCCACGCGCATGACAGCAGGGCTGATGCCCGAGCCAGTACTTGAAGCGCTCAAGCCCGAAGCTGTGGTGCCTGCCATGCTGGTACTAGCCCACGAAAGTGCGCCCACGCGCACCATTCTTTGCGCGGGTGCTGGCGGCTTTGAAGCCGCGCACATCACCATGACCGAAGGCGTTTATTTAGGCCTAGGCGATCAGGTGCCAGAGCAACTGGCTGCGCGACTGGCCGAGGTGACGGCCAGCGAGGGGCAGCAAGTGCCCGGCAGCGGTGCGGTGCAGGGGCAAGTTGAAGTCGGTAAGGCTATGAAGGCGCACGGCCATTGA
- the gshA gene encoding glutamate--cysteine ligase: MKTSQAIVNMPSAQRLLGIRRGIEKEGLRALATGSLALTPHPGELGSALTHPNITTDYSESQLELITGARLGVDECLNELTEVHQFVLRNLSESGELMWNSSMPCRLPTDETIPLGRYGSSHSGRSKSVYRMGLGHRYGRRMQTISGIHYNWSLPGVSSDEYFALIRNFRRNAFVLLYLYGASPALCPSFVQGREHRLQPLGDGKDALYLPYATSLRMGRLGYQSDAQSTICVSYNGLDGYADSLHEALTRPYAAYEQLGVKNPGGDYNQLGTGLLQIENEFYGTIRPKRTVKSGERPLHALRERGVEYVEVRLMDIDPYETVGIAPATMRMIDVFLLHCLHTASSDDTPQEIDDLKHNQHLAAEQGREPGLKLVRNGQPVLLIDWAQEVLQQCRPYAQALDAAHNSGDYSAALEQALGRVQNAQTTPSAHVLQELTAGYDNRFIDFMTTQSAKARDALLAMPWTAEQQVRYEQMSQESVAKQKAIEAADTMTFEEWRLRYMDPASLR, encoded by the coding sequence ATGAAGACATCGCAGGCCATCGTGAACATGCCTTCAGCCCAGAGGCTGCTGGGCATTCGCCGCGGTATCGAAAAAGAGGGATTGCGGGCATTGGCGACGGGTTCGCTGGCCCTGACGCCGCACCCGGGCGAGCTGGGCTCGGCATTAACGCACCCCAACATCACCACGGATTACAGCGAGTCGCAGCTCGAACTCATCACCGGCGCGCGTTTGGGTGTGGACGAGTGTCTTAATGAGCTGACCGAAGTTCATCAGTTTGTGCTGCGCAATTTGAGCGAGAGTGGCGAGCTGATGTGGAACTCCAGCATGCCTTGCCGCTTGCCCACGGATGAAACCATTCCGCTGGGGCGCTACGGCAGTTCGCATTCGGGCCGCTCCAAGAGTGTGTACCGCATGGGCTTGGGCCACCGCTATGGCCGCCGCATGCAGACCATCTCGGGCATTCACTACAACTGGTCGCTGCCCGGGGTGAGCAGCGATGAGTACTTTGCGCTGATCCGCAACTTCCGCCGCAACGCCTTTGTGCTGCTGTACCTTTATGGCGCATCCCCCGCGCTGTGCCCCAGCTTTGTGCAAGGGCGCGAGCACCGCCTGCAGCCGCTGGGCGATGGCAAAGATGCGCTGTACTTGCCCTACGCCACATCGCTGCGCATGGGGCGACTGGGTTATCAAAGCGATGCCCAGTCCACCATCTGCGTGAGCTACAACGGGCTCGATGGCTATGCCGATTCGCTGCACGAAGCGCTGACTCGTCCCTATGCCGCTTACGAGCAACTGGGCGTGAAGAACCCCGGTGGCGACTACAACCAGCTGGGCACTGGCCTGCTGCAGATTGAAAACGAGTTCTACGGCACCATCCGCCCCAAGCGCACTGTCAAGAGCGGCGAGCGCCCGCTGCATGCTCTGCGTGAGCGCGGCGTGGAATATGTGGAAGTGCGACTGATGGACATCGACCCGTATGAAACCGTGGGCATTGCCCCGGCCACCATGCGCATGATTGACGTCTTTTTACTGCATTGCCTGCACACAGCAAGCTCAGACGATACGCCGCAAGAAATTGATGACCTCAAGCACAACCAGCACTTGGCCGCAGAGCAAGGCCGCGAACCGGGCCTGAAGCTGGTGCGCAACGGCCAGCCCGTGCTGCTGATCGATTGGGCGCAAGAAGTACTGCAACAATGCCGCCCTTATGCGCAGGCGCTGGATGCTGCCCATAACAGTGGCGACTACAGCGCGGCGCTAGAGCAAGCGTTGGGCCGAGTGCAAAACGCGCAAACTACGCCTTCAGCCCATGTGCTGCAAGAGCTGACTGCAGGCTACGACAACCGTTTTATCGACTTCATGACCACCCAGTCCGCCAAGGCGCGCGATGCGTTGTTGGCCATGCCGTGGACGGCCGAGCAGCAGGTGCGCTATGAGCAAATGAGCCAAGAGTCTGTGGCCAAGCAAAAAGCCATCGAGGCAGCAGACACCATGACGTTTGAAGAATGGCGGTTGCGTTATATGGATCCGGCTAGTCTGCGGTAA
- a CDS encoding oxidoreductase-like domain-containing protein, translating into MSTEALLQPLSQARSQISLWQGRAAQAAVTLRNPPPEPTSCCGRGCNGCVWEGYYGALGFWLEDAAEALASTSETRVI; encoded by the coding sequence GTGAGCACCGAGGCTTTGCTTCAACCTTTGAGCCAGGCCCGCAGCCAGATTTCGCTCTGGCAAGGCCGGGCGGCTCAGGCGGCAGTCACCCTGCGCAACCCGCCGCCAGAGCCCACAAGCTGCTGCGGGCGGGGCTGCAACGGCTGTGTGTGGGAAGGCTATTACGGCGCTTTAGGCTTCTGGCTGGAAGATGCGGCCGAGGCTTTGGCCTCAACCTCAGAAACTCGCGTTATTTAA
- the ylqF gene encoding ribosome biogenesis GTPase YlqF: protein MAIQWFPGHMHLTRQAITERVKDIDVVIEVLDARLPGSSANPLLQEMTGHKPRLKILNKQDMADATQTKAWIDWYNAQSETRAIGLDASELAPTKRLIEQCKLLAPTRGGLAKPMRVLICGVPNVGKSTLINSMSGKTQAKTGNEAGVTKLEQRIVLADDFYLWDTPGMLWPRIIVEKSGFNLAASGAVGRNAFDEELVVLELLLYLQKNYAAMLAERYKLGLDDKEIAALHDDELLALIGKKRGAVMSGGRVNLQKAAELVLTDFRDVTIGRITLETPQEFEVWMAEGLVKDAERQAKKDAATMARRKGRKARLS from the coding sequence ATGGCCATCCAATGGTTCCCCGGTCACATGCATCTGACGCGTCAGGCCATCACGGAGCGCGTGAAAGATATTGATGTGGTCATCGAGGTTCTGGATGCGCGCCTGCCGGGCTCCAGTGCCAACCCCTTGCTGCAAGAAATGACAGGTCACAAGCCGCGCCTGAAGATTCTCAACAAGCAAGACATGGCTGACGCTACCCAGACCAAGGCTTGGATCGACTGGTACAACGCCCAAAGCGAAACGCGTGCCATTGGCTTGGATGCCTCTGAACTTGCTCCCACCAAGCGCCTGATCGAGCAGTGCAAGCTGCTGGCGCCCACACGCGGCGGTCTGGCTAAGCCCATGCGCGTGCTGATCTGCGGCGTGCCCAATGTCGGCAAGTCCACGCTGATCAACTCCATGAGCGGCAAGACGCAGGCCAAGACTGGCAACGAGGCCGGCGTGACCAAGTTGGAGCAGCGCATTGTGCTGGCCGATGACTTTTACCTGTGGGACACGCCCGGTATGCTGTGGCCGCGCATCATCGTAGAAAAAAGCGGCTTTAATCTGGCCGCCAGCGGCGCTGTTGGCCGCAATGCCTTCGATGAAGAGTTGGTAGTGCTGGAGCTGCTGCTGTATCTCCAGAAGAACTACGCAGCCATGCTGGCCGAGCGCTATAAGCTGGGATTGGATGACAAAGAAATTGCAGCGCTGCATGACGATGAACTGCTGGCGCTGATCGGCAAAAAGCGCGGCGCAGTGATGAGCGGCGGGCGCGTCAACCTGCAAAAAGCGGCTGAGTTGGTGTTGACCGACTTCCGTGACGTAACGATTGGCCGCATTACGCTGGAAACGCCCCAAGAGTTTGAAGTCTGGATGGCCGAGGGATTGGTCAAAGATGCAGAACGCCAAGCCAAAAAAGATGCCGCGACGATGGCGCGCAGAAAAGGGCGCAAAGCACGCTTGTCATAA
- a CDS encoding bifunctional diguanylate cyclase/phosphodiesterase has translation MFTFLQSKENAVLPSWAYARLGTVLVSLWYCSMGWLASIFAGIDNARFWAGPLATVIAAVCLLLTWRGHWRWGARCIVIAALALTAFWAWNAAFQPTISALTLTVLVVFAAWTLGTAEASLSILGVILLGAGLVYAGHSQWENVLSIAYVMLFLLGITWMMVQGYRRHLKELRASLLELEHHKKQLNVLFQAVEQSKSSILIIDAAKSSEVYSNQEYRQRIGGEHSSECSRVIGDGMTPAQRAQMWTLLKAGKTWEDVVYRVTSNAEPVIEQMRVAPVLGKDNRLAFLLETRFDITEKREAENRIRHLQHYDTLTELLNRKGLLNKLTEMLELQREDLDGHGSVINLKPYRSGHDWHSLLIIDIDRFQNFENSHNRLWADAFLQAFVARLKALQPEAEGMARIRDGRFAVVIKEVGKSRHEARIKAYTVAQELQRGLSMIQITGLPEGAEAVQLSCSVGFTVFPFVEEGLKTDSGDHVLRRAGLAMSQARHQGGDQVHAYSEVLDETMLRRMTIEKELFVAIQEGQLRVFLQPQVDMFGRVQGAEALVRWLHPEKGMISPGEFIPVAEDCGLIVPLGDWMLQQVCLLLNDPRVQAAGYSLSVNVSSLQFQHSDFVDKVKSVVQRTGIDPRKLILEVTESLLLSDVEHAIQKMVNLEALGVQFALDDFGTGYSSLAYLMRLPIQELKLDQVFIRDMRINADSRVLVESVLMLAKAKGLRVVAEGVQEQEQADLLRALEPSILCQGYWFKRPVLAEDWVANPVLAQQS, from the coding sequence ATGTTCACCTTCTTGCAGTCCAAAGAAAATGCCGTACTGCCGTCTTGGGCCTATGCGCGCCTGGGCACGGTGCTGGTCAGCCTTTGGTATTGCTCAATGGGCTGGCTGGCCTCCATATTTGCGGGCATCGATAATGCGCGGTTTTGGGCTGGGCCACTGGCTACGGTCATCGCAGCAGTTTGTCTGTTGCTGACCTGGCGCGGCCATTGGCGCTGGGGTGCGCGTTGCATTGTGATTGCGGCGCTGGCGCTGACTGCTTTTTGGGCTTGGAATGCAGCGTTTCAGCCGACGATCAGTGCTTTGACTTTGACGGTGCTGGTGGTGTTCGCCGCGTGGACTTTAGGTACGGCCGAGGCGAGCTTGAGCATTTTGGGCGTGATCTTGCTGGGAGCAGGGCTGGTTTATGCAGGGCATTCTCAGTGGGAGAACGTGCTGTCAATCGCCTATGTGATGCTGTTTTTGCTGGGCATCACTTGGATGATGGTGCAAGGCTATAGGCGCCACCTTAAAGAGTTGAGAGCCTCTTTGCTTGAGTTGGAGCATCACAAAAAGCAGCTGAATGTGCTTTTTCAAGCTGTTGAGCAAAGCAAGTCGAGTATTTTGATCATTGATGCGGCCAAAAGCTCCGAGGTTTATTCCAACCAAGAGTATCGCCAGCGCATTGGTGGTGAACATTCCAGCGAGTGCAGCAGAGTAATTGGCGACGGTATGACCCCTGCACAGCGCGCGCAGATGTGGACGCTGCTCAAGGCAGGCAAGACTTGGGAAGATGTGGTGTACCGAGTCACCAGCAATGCAGAACCCGTGATTGAGCAAATGCGCGTGGCGCCGGTGCTTGGCAAAGACAATCGCTTGGCTTTTTTGCTTGAAACACGCTTTGACATTACGGAAAAGCGCGAGGCTGAAAACCGTATTCGCCATTTGCAGCATTACGACACCCTGACTGAGTTGCTCAATCGCAAGGGCTTGCTCAATAAGCTCACGGAAATGCTTGAATTGCAGAGGGAAGATCTGGATGGGCATGGCTCGGTGATAAACCTCAAGCCTTACCGCAGTGGGCATGACTGGCACAGCTTGCTTATCATTGATATTGATCGTTTTCAAAATTTTGAGAACTCTCACAACAGGCTTTGGGCAGATGCTTTCCTGCAGGCTTTCGTTGCGAGGCTCAAAGCCTTGCAGCCAGAGGCTGAAGGCATGGCCCGTATTCGTGATGGCCGGTTTGCCGTAGTCATTAAAGAGGTAGGTAAATCAAGGCACGAGGCGCGTATTAAAGCCTACACGGTTGCCCAAGAACTGCAGCGCGGCCTGAGCATGATTCAAATCACTGGCTTGCCTGAGGGCGCTGAAGCGGTGCAGCTGTCTTGCAGCGTTGGCTTTACCGTGTTCCCCTTTGTGGAGGAAGGGCTAAAGACGGACAGTGGAGACCATGTGCTGCGCCGTGCAGGCTTGGCCATGAGCCAGGCGCGTCATCAAGGCGGCGATCAAGTACATGCGTACTCCGAAGTTCTCGATGAGACCATGCTGCGGCGCATGACGATTGAGAAAGAACTGTTTGTCGCGATTCAAGAGGGGCAGTTGCGGGTCTTTTTGCAGCCACAGGTCGATATGTTTGGGCGAGTGCAGGGGGCCGAAGCCCTGGTGCGCTGGCTGCACCCTGAAAAGGGAATGATCTCGCCCGGTGAATTTATTCCCGTGGCAGAGGATTGCGGCCTGATTGTTCCATTGGGCGACTGGATGCTGCAGCAGGTGTGCTTATTGCTCAACGACCCACGCGTGCAAGCGGCGGGTTACTCGCTGTCTGTCAATGTCAGCTCCTTGCAGTTCCAACATTCAGATTTTGTGGACAAGGTGAAGTCTGTGGTTCAGCGCACAGGGATAGATCCACGCAAGCTGATACTTGAAGTTACCGAGAGTTTGCTGCTCAGCGATGTGGAGCATGCGATTCAGAAAATGGTGAATTTGGAGGCTTTGGGGGTGCAGTTTGCGCTGGATGATTTCGGGACGGGCTACTCATCACTGGCTTATTTGATGCGTCTGCCGATTCAGGAGCTGAAACTCGATCAGGTTTTTATTCGCGATATGCGCATCAATGCAGATAGCCGGGTGCTGGTCGAGTCTGTCTTAATGCTTGCTAAAGCCAAAGGCCTGCGTGTGGTGGCGGAAGGGGTGCAAGAGCAGGAACAGGCCGATTTGCTGCGAGCGCTTGAACCCAGTATTTTGTGTCAGGGCTATTGGTTCAAGCGCCCAGTGCTGGCGGAGGATTGGGTGGCTAACCCTGTTTTGGCTCAGCAGTCCTAA
- a CDS encoding bifunctional diguanylate cyclase/phosphodiesterase, with the protein MQRLFVEARYRLPMRRMVWLASLWMLGLGALMTLVWVLSDVLDPWGVGITLSMMLLSLVCMGLARARQWDWMVRCFVWGHWLLAVLLIWRSGGFYSPAVIAFAAWLVITVWVQGLLASIFMFAASIAVLGAFWGVPPVIYEQPALQRTTALMGLIHVPGMLVLALAMSLQARMILWRRVQKGQQMLATLNASQHELSKFYFAVEQNPESIVITDTTLTVVYVNDAFLARTGYRREQVLGHPTESVSTNGMDFGSRQRALAQLAAGEVWRGEMTNRASNGEALRESLLIAPIRTPNGEVVNYVELKRDLSERVLAERRIHDLVYLDPLTGLPNRHSLTLYLRELIHTQQDDCHGLLLLDMDRFSAFNGVHGSQHSDELIALMGARLVQVLPDDAWIARIAAAEFAIVFASLHRHAEGVTDQLRQYAQTLKKSLQTPFSLNSWVETELVSCCMGGVVLESARRGGNGNDALRFASVALREAKQKGPGSLVFFEPRMAQDVDRRMRIAKDLHNGIPLGELRMYLQTQTDGRGHCVGAEVLVRWQHPKWGLVSPAEFIPVAEETDLIVLLGDWVLRQACLLLATPALLARGLRLSVNVSAFQFGHENFMTSLEQVLQETGANPHQLTLEITEGAVVRDIDQARIRIEALTRMGIETSLDDFGTGYSSMYSLQRLPIQELKIDQSFVSGSHRSEKDAALVEAMLLMARRLRLRVVAEGVELSEQALQLVQWNPDIVLQGMLLGKPLPQQQWLVDVLGVDLSDMKSDVWSAGQSAA; encoded by the coding sequence ATGCAGCGTCTTTTTGTCGAGGCCAGATACCGGCTACCCATGCGCCGCATGGTGTGGTTGGCCAGCCTATGGATGCTGGGCCTTGGGGCGTTGATGACTTTGGTGTGGGTGCTCAGTGATGTGCTCGACCCTTGGGGCGTGGGCATTACCTTGTCCATGATGCTGCTGTCACTGGTGTGCATGGGTTTGGCGCGTGCAAGGCAGTGGGACTGGATGGTGCGCTGCTTTGTTTGGGGTCATTGGCTGCTAGCCGTGCTGCTGATTTGGCGCTCTGGTGGTTTTTACAGCCCCGCAGTGATTGCTTTTGCAGCTTGGCTGGTGATCACGGTTTGGGTGCAGGGCCTGCTTGCTTCGATTTTCATGTTTGCAGCATCTATTGCGGTGTTGGGCGCTTTTTGGGGGGTGCCGCCGGTAATTTACGAACAGCCAGCCCTGCAAAGAACGACTGCCTTGATGGGCCTGATCCATGTGCCGGGCATGCTGGTGCTGGCATTGGCGATGAGTTTGCAGGCACGTATGATTTTGTGGCGCAGAGTGCAAAAAGGGCAGCAGATGCTGGCCACTCTCAACGCCAGCCAGCATGAGCTGAGCAAGTTCTACTTCGCGGTTGAGCAAAATCCCGAGAGCATTGTTATTACCGACACCACTTTGACGGTGGTCTATGTCAACGATGCCTTTTTGGCCCGTACCGGCTATAGACGTGAGCAGGTGCTGGGGCACCCAACTGAGTCAGTCTCAACCAATGGCATGGATTTTGGCAGCCGCCAGCGTGCGCTGGCTCAGCTTGCTGCTGGTGAGGTGTGGCGCGGCGAGATGACGAATCGTGCCAGCAATGGCGAGGCATTACGTGAATCGCTGCTGATCGCGCCAATTCGCACACCCAATGGTGAGGTGGTGAACTATGTGGAACTCAAGCGTGACTTGTCTGAGCGCGTTCTGGCGGAGCGCCGTATTCACGATCTGGTGTATTTAGACCCGCTTACGGGCCTGCCCAACCGCCACTCGCTGACTTTGTATTTGCGCGAACTCATTCATACCCAACAGGACGATTGCCATGGCTTGCTGCTGCTGGACATGGATAGATTTTCGGCTTTCAACGGTGTGCATGGCAGTCAGCACAGTGATGAGCTGATTGCGCTAATGGGGGCGAGGCTGGTTCAGGTCTTGCCCGATGATGCTTGGATTGCCCGCATCGCAGCTGCAGAGTTTGCTATTGTTTTTGCTAGCTTGCATCGGCATGCCGAGGGCGTGACGGATCAGCTCAGGCAGTACGCGCAGACTTTGAAAAAGTCTTTGCAAACCCCCTTCAGTCTCAACAGCTGGGTAGAAACCGAGTTAGTGAGTTGCTGCATGGGTGGGGTGGTGCTGGAGTCTGCCCGCCGCGGCGGTAACGGTAACGATGCGCTGCGTTTTGCCAGCGTAGCGCTGCGCGAGGCTAAGCAAAAAGGCCCTGGGAGTTTGGTATTTTTTGAGCCCCGCATGGCGCAGGATGTGGACCGCCGCATGCGCATTGCCAAAGACTTGCACAACGGCATTCCGCTGGGTGAGCTGCGCATGTATTTGCAAACTCAGACGGATGGGCGTGGTCACTGTGTCGGCGCTGAAGTGCTGGTGCGTTGGCAACACCCCAAGTGGGGGCTAGTGAGCCCGGCAGAGTTTATTCCGGTGGCAGAGGAGACGGATCTGATCGTGCTGCTGGGCGACTGGGTGCTGCGCCAAGCTTGCTTGCTGCTGGCAACTCCCGCGCTGTTGGCGCGCGGGCTGCGGCTGTCGGTCAATGTCAGCGCATTTCAGTTTGGACATGAAAACTTCATGACCTCGCTAGAGCAGGTGCTGCAGGAAACCGGTGCTAACCCGCACCAGCTAACGCTGGAGATCACAGAAGGCGCCGTGGTACGTGATATTGACCAAGCGCGCATCCGCATTGAAGCCTTGACCCGCATGGGTATAGAGACCTCTTTGGATGACTTTGGCACCGGCTACTCCAGCATGTATAGCTTGCAGCGCCTGCCGATTCAGGAGCTGAAGATTGATCAAAGCTTTGTCAGCGGCAGCCATCGCTCAGAAAAAGATGCAGCACTGGTGGAGGCGATGCTTTTGATGGCGCGCAGGCTGCGCCTGCGCGTGGTGGCTGAAGGCGTTGAGCTGTCTGAGCAAGCGCTGCAACTGGTGCAGTGGAATCCAGACATTGTTTTGCAGGGCATGCTGCTGGGCAAACCGCTGCCCCAGCAGCAGTGGCTGGTCGATGTGCTGGGCGTTGATTTAAGCGATATGAAGAGCGATGTCTGGAGTGCTGGTCAGAGCGCTGCATAA
- a CDS encoding M20 aminoacylase family protein: MRSTPDITPHLGTLFSFRRDLHANPELRYEEHRTGDKVAAYLTALGLTVHRGLGQTGIVASIYGKGRSKDNPGRSIGIRADMDALPVTEINTFDHISQNKGRMHACGHDGHTTMLLGAATTLAQQTDFDGTVHLIFQPAEEGGAGAKAMIDDGLFDKFPCEAVFALHNWPSMPSGQMAVRVGPIMASTLRFQIKVHGKGGHAAMPHTTLDPIPVACAIVSQLQTLVSRSTDPLDSAVLTIGKISSGTVENIIPDNAVIAGTVRTLKKETREMFVEGIKRISSHVAAAHLCQAEFTLRPGAYPNTTNHAREAKFMAQVMREVVGDESTFDDVLPAMTAEDFGFMLEAVPGAYGWIGNGPSDGQPGVGLHNPAYDFNDDNIARGSKFWDLLARRYFEQPAA; the protein is encoded by the coding sequence ATGCGATCTACTCCCGATATCACACCCCACCTCGGCACCTTATTCAGCTTTCGTCGCGATCTGCACGCAAATCCTGAACTCAGGTACGAAGAGCACCGTACAGGCGATAAAGTCGCCGCGTATCTCACAGCCCTAGGCCTGACCGTGCACCGCGGCCTGGGCCAGACTGGCATCGTCGCCAGCATCTATGGCAAGGGCCGTAGCAAGGACAACCCCGGGCGCAGCATTGGCATCCGCGCTGATATGGATGCGCTGCCCGTCACGGAAATCAACACCTTTGACCACATCAGCCAAAACAAGGGCCGCATGCATGCCTGCGGTCATGACGGTCACACCACCATGCTGCTGGGCGCTGCCACCACACTGGCGCAGCAAACCGACTTTGACGGCACGGTACACCTGATCTTTCAGCCGGCAGAAGAAGGCGGCGCCGGCGCCAAGGCCATGATCGATGACGGCCTGTTTGACAAATTCCCCTGCGAAGCCGTATTTGCGCTGCACAACTGGCCATCAATGCCATCTGGCCAGATGGCGGTCCGCGTGGGGCCCATCATGGCTTCCACCTTGCGCTTTCAAATTAAAGTGCATGGCAAAGGCGGCCACGCAGCCATGCCCCACACCACGCTGGACCCGATTCCTGTGGCCTGCGCCATCGTCAGCCAGTTGCAGACGCTGGTCTCACGCAGCACAGACCCGCTGGACTCTGCTGTGTTGACCATTGGCAAGATCAGCAGCGGCACGGTGGAAAACATCATTCCCGATAACGCCGTCATCGCCGGCACTGTGCGCACCCTGAAAAAGGAAACGCGCGAGATGTTTGTCGAAGGCATCAAACGCATCAGCAGCCATGTCGCCGCCGCGCACCTGTGCCAAGCAGAATTTACGCTGCGCCCCGGCGCTTACCCCAATACCACCAACCACGCCCGCGAAGCCAAGTTCATGGCTCAGGTGATGCGTGAGGTGGTGGGTGACGAAAGCACTTTTGACGATGTGCTGCCCGCCATGACAGCCGAGGACTTCGGCTTCATGCTCGAGGCCGTGCCCGGCGCTTACGGCTGGATTGGCAACGGCCCCAGCGACGGCCAGCCCGGCGTGGGCTTGCACAATCCCGCCTACGACTTCAACGATGACAACATAGCCCGCGGCTCTAAGTTCTGGGATTTGCTGGCACGCCGCTACTTCGAGCAGCCTGCGGCTTAA
- a CDS encoding DHH family phosphoesterase: protein MTALNAKPSLFQQLLVRPDRNDPNPLILYHGRRCPDGFGAALAAWLFYEGKAEFRGLDHGEIQTADDLGDLTGRAVYVLDFAFEPVLMAEIESRVSKLVVLDHHKSAAEKLSGYQCLCGVVHFDMNKSGARLGWEFFQSDKPVPGLIRYIEDRDIWKWEFAESAPFLAALDMEPVRSFERWAEIAAFTPEQEAVYMARGGAMDEKYQKLCADIADGAQVLVFNGKQGLMVNCPGMFHSQVGDLLARQSGSFALMWHANHKGTKVGLRSRSDFNCIPLAESFGGGGHAQACGMKMGNERLVELLQGELKADPEAQYEFVAAPSLQFDEEGKWIRATPKSAV from the coding sequence ATGACAGCACTGAACGCCAAACCCTCTTTGTTCCAGCAGTTGCTGGTGCGCCCTGATCGCAACGATCCCAATCCTCTCATCCTCTATCACGGTCGCCGCTGCCCCGATGGTTTTGGCGCGGCACTGGCTGCGTGGTTGTTTTATGAAGGCAAGGCCGAGTTTCGCGGTTTGGATCATGGCGAAATTCAGACGGCCGATGACTTGGGCGATCTGACAGGTCGTGCGGTGTACGTGCTGGACTTCGCTTTTGAGCCTGTGCTGATGGCCGAGATCGAATCTCGCGTCTCTAAGCTGGTGGTGCTCGATCACCACAAAAGCGCTGCTGAAAAGCTCAGTGGCTACCAATGCCTTTGCGGCGTGGTGCACTTCGATATGAACAAATCCGGCGCTCGCTTGGGCTGGGAGTTCTTCCAGTCTGACAAGCCCGTGCCCGGCCTGATTCGCTACATCGAAGACCGCGACATCTGGAAGTGGGAATTCGCCGAAAGCGCGCCTTTCCTTGCCGCACTGGATATGGAGCCCGTACGCAGCTTTGAGCGCTGGGCCGAGATTGCCGCTTTCACGCCTGAGCAAGAAGCCGTTTACATGGCCCGTGGCGGTGCGATGGATGAAAAATACCAAAAGCTCTGCGCTGACATTGCAGACGGCGCGCAAGTGCTGGTCTTCAACGGCAAGCAAGGCTTGATGGTGAACTGCCCCGGCATGTTCCACAGCCAAGTCGGTGACCTGCTGGCACGCCAAAGCGGCAGCTTTGCGTTGATGTGGCATGCCAATCACAAGGGCACCAAGGTGGGCCTGCGCTCGCGCTCGGACTTCAACTGCATCCCCTTGGCGGAAAGTTTTGGCGGCGGTGGCCATGCACAGGCCTGCGGCATGAAGATGGGCAATGAGCGACTGGTGGAGTTGCTGCAGGGCGAACTCAAGGCCGACCCTGAAGCGCAATATGAGTTTGTCGCTGCACCCAGCTTGCAGTTTGACGAAGAAGGAAAGTGGATTCGCGCAACGCCTAAGTCTGCGGTTTAA